The DNA window AAGCGAGGAGCGAGCCCCGCCGGCGAAGAGACGCCGGCCGATTTTATTTGAGAGGGAGGCAGAGTGCAAATGTTGCACAGCCAGCAACGATGTTGCTGGAGCCAGAGCTTTCGCCGGGCTGTTTAGGCACGCGAACCAGGGGGGAAGGGTGGTTGGGCGATAGGGCGatcgcaggcggcggcggcggcgcgctcgcggCGTCCCCACCCGCGCGCGTTGAGCGGCCGGCGGGCTGCGTGCTGGTCGATTGTGCCGGCAATCGCGGGCGGCGCTGCACTATTCACTGCCTAGGCTGGCTGGCCGGGCAGTTCAGTCATTCAACGGCCAGTACTAGCGCGTCATATATCCCCTATTTTCATCCTAGATTCGCCGGTGTGGTCTATATGGTTTGTCTTTGTTTTAGGATTCAAGTTGAACTTGTTTTCCTTTCCATGCAGGGTGAAACATTTCGACATTTCGTGGGCtggagcagcagctgctgcatgcCACTGAATActggttttcatcatcttgcctaGCCGAAGGTATGGTCATTTTTTTATGGACTGCTATAATTGGACCCGCAATTTTCTTATGGCATGTGTTATTCCAGTGCATGCATACTTGATTACTTGTTGCAAAAACAGGTGGAATGTGAGACTGCAACAGGGTACTATTATTCATATTAACTTTTTTCATGTGTTTGTTGTTCAGGATGGAGGAGCCAAGTCTTGAGGTGAATAATCCTGTGGCTGAGCTGAATGCCATCAAATTCAGCCTCATGACCAGTTCAGATATGGTAATCTTTCATACTGGCTGTAATTTTAACTTAGTGTCACTGGAAATAATCATCCGTAGCTATTTTTTGGTCATTTCAGGAAAAGTTAAGTAGTGCGACTATTATTGAAATGTGTGATGTGACTAACGCCAAGTTGGGATTACCAAATGGTGCACCACAGTGTGCAACCTGTGGATCGCGAAGCATACGTGACTGTGATGGTAAAGTAATAATAATCAGTAGTATCACATACTGTGGCTTGTTTTCTCCACTTAATGCAGAAGAAACTAACTGGTAAACTGTTAGGTCATTTTGGTGTTATTAAGCTAGCAGCAACCGTGCACAATTCATATTTTATCGAGGAAGTTGTCCAGTTGCTGAATCAGATATGTCCTGGCTGTCTCACTCTGAAGCAAAATGGGGACACAAAGGTTTGTAATCACCAGATTGATGTATTTCATCCTGAATAAccaatttattcttttttcacAAAACCCATAAACATCAAATGTCAAACTCTGTGGTGACAAGGCACCTTCAGTCAATGAGAGGGTATGGGTTTACATGATGCCAGTTATGGGTTGGTTTCACCAGTGTCCCAACTTCTTACTAGTGATTTCACTTAAGAAGTTTAGTTAAGTTTTAGTTGTGGTCAACTGTATCAACCCCCACACCAAGACCCAACTTGTTCCATTTTTGGGCTGGTTTAATGCTACAGTAATACAACAGTTGCATATAAACCTTGGTGAGCCATATGTACCAATTGGGTTAAAAATCCTGAGTATTACATCAACTGGCTTAACTTGAGCACAGAGCTACCCCCTGTTGCCCTTGTTTAGGCagtaaccccccccccccccctcctttattttttattttctttgtgtatCAATGATAAGTTGGTGAAAACCATGACATTTCTTTCTTTAACACACtggtttttctttattttttcttaattaaagaAGGCTGATGGGACAACAATTCAAGGAACTTGCAAGTATTGCTCAGTAAGTGCATGTTCAGATATTTGGTGCCTATTTTTCTCTCTTGTATTAAACCTTGTCTTTTCCTGGACAGAAGGATGGATCAAAACTTTACCCTAGTATAATCTTTAAGATGCTAACAAGTCCAAGAGTAACACTATCCAGGAGTAAACTTCACCGTAACACTAGCGTGATGGACAAAATGTCAATTATTGCAGAAGTTGCTGGCGGGGTGGCACATAAGTCCAAGAACAAAGCTCCCCATGAAACCCTTCCCCAAGATTTCTGGGATTTCATACCTGATGATAACCAGCCACCTATATTCAATGTGACTAAGAAAATATTGTCGCCATATCAAGTAATGTATCTTTCAGCTATCCAATTCAACAAATGCTCCTGTATTGCCTTGCAGGATAGTCTTTGATAGTACTGCATTTTGTGTCTGTTTACTTTTGAGaaaattattcttttttatttgctgAAATCTGCCAATTTGATTACTACTATTTGTTTTGGCTCAAATGCAAGTATATCGCTCTTATTGTTTGCTTTGAttcaaatatttaaaacatataaaagacatactccctccttcccaaaatataagcatttctagcatttgaatttttttaccaaaatataagcaattcTAGAGTGTAATTGTCCCATGATCCCATCGATCTCCCCTCATTCCATTTTCTCCCCATCTTACCCCCCAACCATCTTTAAACACCCAACCATCCCTCATTTAATGAGGGGCATCATAGTCTTGTCTACTCAACCTTTATCTTTGCTAAAACCCACCCCtagaagtgtttttttttatagaatggaGGGAATACTATTTTGATATCcttaaaatatgatatattatgaTTCTCACCTAGTAATAAGACTGCGCTGATATTCTGGTATGCACCACCAGCTTGATGCAAAAGGGGTGAAGATGGACCCATAATTTCCTAGTAACATGACTGAATAAAATTTAGTTCAATCATTTTAAAGTGAAATCACAATATGCCTTCTGGTTTGCTTTTTATAAGTGAAAAGTAAAAGTATGCTTTATATAAACATACTACATTCTACATTAGAATTTGTCATCAAACTTATAACTCTGGGGCCATATCAATGTCTAAAATGAAATTACTTGTGATTGGTGGGAGTATTTTTTAAAGCTTCTTTCTGAAGTAGGTATGCAATTCTAGTTGGGTAATGAACTGGTATGATTTACTCCACCGATTCATCACATTCCTTCGTAGGAAAAAGCACGCTGATTAtcataattaataaaatgttCTTATAACTCACTTTTGCCATCTTTGCAGGTCTTTCACATGCTAAAAAAGCTTGATCCTGAACTTATCAATCAGGTTACTCGAAGGCGGGAGCTATTGTTCCTGTCATGTTTGCCAGTGACTCCTAACTGTCATCGTGTTGCGGAGATGCCATATGGACATTCAGATGGCCCCCGATTAGCTTTTGTTAGTGCTAATTCTCttttagtatattttttgtTCCATCGTTGCAAGAATCTTCTCATTAAACTAGTCCTATTAATATACTCTATCCATCCGTATACTGGATAGAGTTAAATCTTCCAGTGAGTCATCAAACAGCCATTTAATCAATGAGAGAGCTTAGAGTAGCTTCTCAACATCTTGTTAAAAGGATTAGTGCCAAGAGCTTAGAGTTAAATCTTCATTGTACTGGCTGATCTAACCATACTTTGTGCCAAGAGGAGGCAACACTCTATTTGTTTCTCATGGTTTTGCTGAACTAGCTTGTTATAGTGGTCTGATACACATGCTTGAGTGCATATTTTGAGTATGTTTGCATCTCAATTATGAACTTATACTTTTCTTCATCCTATGGTAGGATGACCGGACAAAAGCTTATAAGAGGATGGTTGATGTGAGTAGGAGAATTGATGATTACCATCAGCATCCGCAGTTCGGCGTTTTTGCAAGTTCAGTTGTCACAAGTCGTGTTATGGAGTGCTTGAAATCATCCAAGGCAAAATAGCTAATATCTTGTTCTAATTCTAATGCAATACCTATGTAGCATAGTGCACTTtgtcctgttttttttttctacttatgTCATATTGGCATCAATTCATTGGAGTAGTACTCTTGAATGCaatcaattcttttttttcctaaacttTTCTAAATCCATGAAATTTACCCATAATTTATCTTACTGTTTCTGGTAAATCATAGTATGGAAACTTCAAGTTTGGTCGGATAACTTATGATCTATTTAATTATATCTTGTCTGTTGTGTTTATACACATGCTGACATGGATATGTGCATCAAAATTGTGGTATCTTGACAAACCCATTGCAGTGGAAATTACAATGTACCCTGTTATTTTCTTCATTTATCTCCATCTCATTGTTACATATTTGGTTCACATGTATAAAATTAGCTATTTTCCACTCTATATAGATGACTTTAATAATTTGTCActtaacatatgtaaattaattatttgccataTAATAGCCGAGTGCTCTTGATAAAATGCCATTTTGtccatttttttcaactttacCCCCTGATCATCATGCCCACCTTAATTCATACATATTTTGTCCTTCACCCTTCAATCCACCAGAGATCAACATCTTTGCCGATTATTCCTTCTGCACCACAAGGATGCCATGAGGTTCCCTTCCTTCTGTAGACAGATATGGTGCAAGGTGGAACTTTCCACATGATAGGGACGGCACCATGAGGTAGGGAATGGTGTGCCTTCCTTCGTGCAAGAGGGAAAAGAGGGATGTCAGAGCCAGCATAGATGATTGCAGCGGACCAGGGTGATTGGAGCAGGCTCCTCCCCTTGTTTGGTGCCGGTTGGTTGTGCCTGCTATGGCTTTCCCTGCCAGCATCAAGCCATCAACTGTGATGGGGGTGCACAAGGGAGGGATGCACATTTGGGATAAGCAAAGATGTTGATCTCTTGTGGCTAGAAGGGTGAGGGGCAAAATAGGTATGAATTAAGGTGGGCCTGGTGATTAGGGGGTAAAGTGTGAAAAATTCCTGTATCTATGATATACCGAATGTGATGTCGTTTAAATCATTGGCACTTAACCAGATTGAGAATAATGATGGGAGGTAGCAGTGTGGAATTTTCTGCAATCATTGATAGTGTTGTTTAATTGTCCATTTGATTGATCTTCTGCAAAGTTATTAAGCATAACCTAGAaaaagtatttgctattttccTAGTTTTACCAGTATATAATTCAATTAATTTGAAAGGAGCATACAGATCTTTGAAACAAGAAGGATCCGTATACAAGTCAAAGTAAAAtcactgagttttttttttttgtctacacCTAGCTATGTATTTTCTCTCTTACTTCaccaaatatatttctttttttatttagtcTACAACTTTATCAGGACCTGGGTAATTTAAGGTGACAATTGCGCTTACAGCTTATGTTGCATGGTTTCTCTGTGAGAAATACATAACACGATTTCACTTTATTTTCTAACATCTTATGCATTTTGCAGTTATACTCAAAAAAATCAGATGATGAATCTTCTGCATCTACAGATACATATGGAACCAAATGGCTAAAAGATATCATCCTCAGCAAAAGATCCGACAATGCATTTAGGAGTATAATGGTCGGGGAcccaaaaattaatttaaatgaAATCGGTATTCCTATGGGTTTAGCTTTGAACTTGGTTGTTTCTGAGCAAGTTAGTTCTTACAATTTCGAAACCATAAATTTGAAGTGCAACTTGCACCTTCTTACCAAGGAAGTACTGCTTGTCCGCCGAAATGGGAATCTTATTTTTGTTCGGAAGGCAAACCAGTTAGAAATTGGTGATATTGCTTATAGACTATTGCAGGATGGTGATCTTGTTTTGGTAAATAGGCCACCTTCAGTTCATCAACATTCTCTGATTGCCCTATCTGCAAAACTTCTGTCAACTCAGTCAGCTGTGTCAATTAATCCACTATGTTGTGATCCTTTCAAGGGAGACTTTGATGGGGACTGTTTGCATGGATATATTCCTCAATGTCTGCAATCAAGAGTTGAGCTTGAAGAACTAGTTAGTTTAAGTGGCCAACTCTTGAATCAACAAGATGGGCGAAGTTTGGTGTCATTAACACATGACTCTCTAGCTGCTGCACATCAGTTAACAAATGCAGATGTTTTCTTGGAGAAAGCTGAATTTCAACAGCTTCAGATGTTATCCTCTTCCATCTCATTGACACCAATGCCATCAGTTTTTAAATCTACAAACTCTCAAGGTCCTCTTTGGACTGGTAAGCAACTGTTTGGAATGCTGCTACCTTATGGTATGAATATCAGTTTTGATCAGAAGTTACACATAAAAGACAGTGAAGTGCTTACCTGCTCATCAGGATCTTTTTGGTTACAGAATAACACATCCAGCCTTTTCTCTGTCATGTTCAAAGAGTATGGTTGTAAGGCTCTTGAGTTCCTTTCTTCCACCCAGGATGTACTATGTGAATTCTTAACCATGTGGGGTTTAAGTGTCTCCCTTTCAGATCTCTATCTGTTCTCAGACCATTACTCAAGGAGAAAACTGAGTGAGGAAGTTCATCTGGCATTGGATGAAGCGGAAGAGGCTTTTCAAATCAAGCAAATATTGCTAAATTCAGTATCTATACCAAATCTGAAGTATTATGATGGAGGTGATGATAGATCAAACACTGATGAACAATCTGGTTTTACTCAAGTCAGTCTGCCAATCATCAGATCTTCAATGACATCATTTAAGAGTGTCTTCAATGATCTGTTGAAGATGGTGCAGCAGTATGTGAGTAAAGATAATTCAATGATGACAATGATTAACTCTGGAAGTAAAGGTAGTGTTCTGAAGTTTGTTCAACAGACTGCATGTGTTGGTCTTCAACTACCAGCAAGTAAATTTCCCTTTAGAATTCCCTCACAACTATCATGTGTTTCCTGGAATAGACATAAATCTCTCAATTGTGAAATCACTGACGGCACCAGTGAATGTGTGGGAGGCCAAGACATGTATGCTGTTATTAGAAATTCTTTTCTTGATGGACTAAATCCGTTAGAATGTCTACTGCATGCCATATCTGGCAGGGCAAATTTCTTTAGCGAAAATGCTGACGTTCCTGGGACTTTGACAAGGAAACTAATGTATCACTTGAGAGATACATACGTTGCTTATGATGGGACTGTTAGAAGTTCTTATGGGCAGCAAATAGTGCGGTTTTCTTATGATACTGCTGATGGCATGTACAGTGATCATGATCTTGAAGGTGAACCTGGGGCCCCTGTTGGCTCTTGGGCTGCTTGTTCCATTTCAGAAGCTGCCTATGGAGCTTTGGATCACCCAGTTAACAGTTTAGAGGATTCCCCTCTTATGAACTTGCAGGTTATATTCTTCTGGTTTGCTCTTTAATGGTCTTTCGTTGTCATTTTTATTCATCTTTCCTTTTGACAATATTTGAACTTTGGCACTTTGCTGTGCAGGAAGTTTTGAAGTGCCACAAGGGCACAAATTCTCTGGATCATACTGGTTTGCTTTTCCTGTCAAAGCATCTAAGGAAATATAGATATGGTTTTGAGTATGCATCACTAGAAGTTAAGGATCATCTAGAACGAGTGGACTTTTCTGATATGGTTGACACGGTCATTATTTTGTTAGTATATTTAATCTGTGGCTTTCTTCACCTTTTAATATTGTTCATTTTAGTAAAAATTTCATGTCTTCTTTCATTTTCATATTTAGATATGGCGGCTCAGATAtgcagaaaacaaaaggaaatccTTGGATCACTCATTTTCATTTAAGCCAGGTCTTGTTCTTTTGAAGTAAAATGGTCATGATTTCATAGGGACATTGGGTTGGTATCTAAATGTCTGTTcaaatttgtatatatgtgtaggAAACAATGAAGATAAAAAGGTTAGGACTGGAATTTATTGTAAGAGAGATTATTGACCAATACAACACCTTAAGAAAACAGTTGAACAATGCGATCCCTTCAGTTTCTATTTCGAACAGGTAACTGCAGAAACTATTTGTGCTATGCATGATTATCGTGTCCATCAACTGCCTCCTGTTTTCCTTACCTGAAAAAGAAGCAGCAAAGTACAGAAGTACCTGATCTTCTCCTAAATGCTCAAGTTACTAATTGAGCTTACACTGAGAAAAATTCTGGGCAtgtgtattatatttatttggcATATTGTAtggtactacctctgtcccaaaatataataacttttggctatgaatctggacaagtaATTACTTGGTCAAAAGCGTCAATTTATAATAGTGCATGCTTCATTTCTTTTGTTAAAACATAAACCTGCATGATtcaaaaggggaaaaaggatATGTGCTTATATGggtatctattattatattattgaaaCAGTATAAATCAGCCTTGATGATAACAACGTAGATTAATTGgatgtatatatgtactatTATAGTGTTGAGTGCAGAATATTATTCTACTCTCTGACTGAACCTACCTAGGCATCCATTCATGCCCCGATACAGATCAAGAAAAATTACCCACTGGATCATTTGGTTTTTACTTGAGTAAAAACTGAGCTTTTTTGCATTCCCCCCCAAAAGAGCACTTTTACTCACTGATTCATGTTATTTTTACTGATTTATGGAGCAAGGGCATCTTTTGAGAACATTATCCTATACCTCATCAAAAACGGTTACTTTGTGAATGGCTAAGGGTGGGTTGTGAAGTTAGCTTGTGGGTTTGAATCCTGTTTCGCAAATTAAATTACAGTAATTTTTCGCAGATGTTTTCAATTATCTGTAGTGAAACTCTTCACTTGAAGATGGAAAATAAATCTGGGAAGCTAGGGAAAAACCTGGGCACGGGTAGGTGGCGTGTGTGAGTAAAATCCTAGTGGAAAAATAGTAAAACATATCTGGAAGTGGAAAGCAAAATCCGTGACCTAATATAAAGCTATTCTAAACATAGGAGTACAAATGTACAGTGTGCtactctgtgtgtgtgtgtgtgtttacaTATTGAATACTGCTATATTTCAATTCTGCGAGGAATTCGGCTAGTTATTACACATCTACCTAGCAAGAATAAATCAAAATATTAAACTTTAGGGTAAAACGAACCGGTGATACCACAATTTGTGAAGTGGATTCTAGTTTGTCGGTCATCTTACaagttgatcaaacaagtcCCAACTTGATTGCTGAGTGCAAATCGAGTCAAACACACACCACATAAGCTAATTACGCTGACAATAGATGCTAGCGTAGTGTGAGACTGTGAGTGCCAGCAGCATGTGATCCACGGACCCAAAGGTATGGGTGTTATTTTTGCATACTCAAAAAGAAGTCAAAGGAACATGGTGCTCCTCTCTTCTATTGAATGGTCTGTTGTCCTCCCGCCACTCTGCACTATACATCAAACACTGCCTTCTTGTTCAAGCAGGCTGTGGATTATGTGCTGCTTACATGGCACCCTCAGGTTAGGCTGGTGTTGGTGTTGCTGAAAGTAACCCCCCATGGCATTGTTTTGAACTTGATTTGCAAGTTGCGACCACACTAATCAAGTTGTGTGACTAGCTGATCAGTTTGTGAAAGGAGCGACTAACTTGCATTTTACTCTGGAGTTTTTTTCCCCCATCTAGTATTTTCTatttcattaatttattagggtaacttacagaaaataaaataagttcAGGATAATAATTCTAGATACATCAGTGCTGTTTCTGTACATTGATGGGGAATCCCACATAAGTAACAACCCAAACAAACAATCATACACAAGTGTTATTAATATTTTACTTACTGAAATTCCTTCAATAGCATTGTTGTCTATATTTAAATTGCACTATCTGTTTACCTCCAGCTATTGCTGCCCTGCCTGAGTAACATTTACACATAAATTCTTTCATCTAATATATCAATAAGTAAATGTGACCTGTCCGTGAAGCTCAAACAACTATATTTGTTTTAGCACAAGGCATCGCAGCTGATTCTAGAATTATGTGTGCATATACATGTTTCATGCTGTTATGCCTGTAGCTATCCTATTCTCTTTCTAGTTCCCATGGGCCATGACATATCATTTGGCATTCTATACCCTGCAGCAAATGTTCTGTAGGCAATGAGTGTGTCAAGAATCAGACCTGTTGCGTCACTATGGTAGTACAGGTGGAAATTAACTCCATGTCGCAATTGGACGTTATCAAGGAACGGGTGATTCCAAGCATCCTGGCCACACTGTTGAAAGGTTATTATGTTTTGATggattttttccccaaaaaatcTTCTCAATGTTCTAGGGAACTCCTCAGTAGGATCAAAATCCAAGTTTGTCACTAATAGGTCAATAGCCATCTAACTACAGAAGAAAGTGTTTCATGCAAATGTACTACTTGTTGTACGCTAGATATACCAAGTTTATGCATAGCTCTGAGTTATTTTAATACTCTTTCAAAGGCCATTCTTGTTGTAATAACTTCACATATCATTATATTATTGTTTCACAAATATGAGAAAAAGGTATCATAAAATGTATAAAGGGGCTTTTATGACTGattatttggttgatttggtTAGCAAAAGTAAGTCTAGTTCTAACTCGCAGAACCCATTGTCCATTGATCCACTCACATGATAGAACTCAAGCTATTGCGTGATCTTTTTAGACTGAAAACACATTATATTGAATGAGTagtcaaaacaaaatatattagttGGCTTCTCTGGGTTCACCATGGGGGCTATGCTTTTCAAATTATAGTTCATCATACTTGCTGCTGGTGCACTAGTATGCAGATAAATTTTGATGTACGCTGCTTGATTTCCTCTGTTTGCAGGATTTTTGGAATTTAAGAATGTTAAGGTGCAATGTCAAGAGGATAATGAACTTGTTCTGAAAGTCGGTATGTCTGAGCATTGCAAGAGTGGGAAGTTCTGGGCTACCCTACAAAATGCTTGCATCCCAATAATGGAGTTGATTGATTGGGAGCGGAGCCGACCAGAGAGAGTATATGATAATTTCTGCTCATATGGCATAGACTCAGCATGGAAATTCTTTGTCGAAGTATGATACTTGCTACCCTTCATTCTGGCTTCACTGTTTCATTCATTCCTGTGTAAAATGGTTTCAAAGTTTAATTGTTTGTGATAAATTTCTCCTGTAGGTTTAtaacattttcattttcacTTGCTTTTTCAGTCTTTAAGATACACAACAGATGCTATTGGAAGGAATATCCATCGACAGCACTTACTGGTTGTGGCAGACTGCCTATCTGTGAGTGGGCAGTTCCATGGGCTAAGCAGTCAAGGTTTAAAGCAGCAAAGGACTTGGTTATCAATCTCCTCTCCATTTTCTGAAGCATGCTTTTCTGTGAGAAATCTTAGCTTTCTTACTGATTATTAACTATGGGATTTCCCTTTTGAAATGTTCTGAACATCTTCTGATTTTATGGCTTTTCCTGCAGAGGCCTGCACACAGTTTTATAAA is part of the Oryza glaberrima chromosome 4, OglaRS2, whole genome shotgun sequence genome and encodes:
- the LOC127769783 gene encoding DNA-directed RNA polymerase IV subunit 1-like isoform X2, translated to MEEPSLEVNNPVAELNAIKFSLMTSSDMEKLSSATIIEMCDVTNAKLGLPNGAPQCATCGSRSIRDCDGHFGVIKLAATVHNSYFIEEVVQLLNQICPGCLTLKQNGDTKKADGTTIQGTCKYCSKDGSKLYPSIIFKMLTSPRVTLSRSKLHRNTSVMDKMSIIAEVAGGVAHKSKNKAPHETLPQDFWDFIPDDNQPPIFNVTKKILSPYQVFHMLKKLDPELINQVTRRRELLFLSCLPVTPNCHRVAEMPYGHSDGPRLAFDDRTKAYKRMVDVSRRIDDYHQHPQFGVFASSVVTSRVMECLKSSKLYSKKSDDESSASTDTYGTKWLKDIILSKRSDNAFRSIMVGDPKINLNEIGIPMGLALNLVVSEQVSSYNFETINLKCNLHLLTKEVLLVRRNGNLIFVRKANQLEIGDIAYRLLQDGDLVLVNRPPSVHQHSLIALSAKLLSTQSAVSINPLCCDPFKGDFDGDCLHGYIPQCLQSRVELEELVSLSGQLLNQQDGRSLVSLTHDSLAAAHQLTNADVFLEKAEFQQLQMLSSSISLTPMPSVFKSTNSQGPLWTGKQLFGMLLPYGMNISFDQKLHIKDSEVLTCSSGSFWLQNNTSSLFSVMFKEYGCKALEFLSSTQDVLCEFLTMWGLSVSLSDLYLFSDHYSRRKLSEEVHLALDEAEEAFQIKQILLNSVSIPNLKYYDGGDDRSNTDEQSGFTQVSLPIIRSSMTSFKSVFNDLLKMVQQYVSKDNSMMTMINSGSKGSVLKFVQQTACVGLQLPASKFPFRIPSQLSCVSWNRHKSLNCEITDGTSECVGGQDMYAVIRNSFLDGLNPLECLLHAISGRANFFSENADVPGTLTRKLMYHLRDTYVAYDGTVRSSYGQQIVRFSYDTADGMYSDHDLEGEPGAPVGSWAACSISEAAYGALDHPVNSLEDSPLMNLQEVLKCHKGTNSLDHTGLLFLSKHLRKYRYGFEYASLEVKDHLERVDFSDMVDTVIILYGGSDMQKTKGNPWITHFHLSQETMKIKRLGLEFIVREIIDQYNTLRKQLNNAIPSVSISNSKCSVGNECVKNQTCCVTMVVQVEINSMSQLDVIKERVIPSILATLLKGFLEFKNVKVQCQEDNELVLKVGMSEHCKSGKFWATLQNACIPIMELIDWERSRPERVYDNFCSYGIDSAWKFFVESLRYTTDAIGRNIHRQHLLVVADCLSVSGQFHGLSSQGLKQQRTWLSISSPFSEACFSRPAHSFINAAKRDSVDNLSGTLDAIAWGKEPCTGSSGPFKILYSGKSHETKQNEHIYDFLHNPEVQALEKNVMDTYRKRTEKTSKRRSALNSEGNATINGGAISFNQKFLNAKVGIWENIIDMRTSLQNMLREYTLNEVVTEQDKSCLIEALKFHPRGYDKIGVGIREIKIGVNPGHPSSRCFIVLRNDDTTADFSYNKCVLGAANSISPELGSYIENRRSNRAVRPHQL
- the LOC127769783 gene encoding DNA-directed RNA polymerase IV subunit 1-like isoform X3 produces the protein MEEPSLEVNNPVAELNAIKFSLMTSSDMEKLSSATIIEMCDVTNAKLGLPNGAPQCATCGSRSIRDCDGHFGVIKLAATVHNSYFIEEVVQLLNQICPGCLTLKQNGDTKKADGTTIQGTCKYCSDGSKLYPSIIFKMLTSPRVTLSRSKLHRNTSVMDKMSIIAEVAGGVAHKSKNKAPHETLPQDFWDFIPDDNQPPIFNVTKKILSPYQVFHMLKKLDPELINQVTRRRELLFLSCLPVTPNCHRVAEMPYGHSDGPRLAFDDRTKAYKRMVDVSRRIDDYHQHPQFGVFASSVVTSRVMECLKSSKLYSKKSDDESSASTDTYGTKWLKDIILSKRSDNAFRSIMVGDPKINLNEIGIPMGLALNLVVSEQVSSYNFETINLKCNLHLLTKEVLLVRRNGNLIFVRKANQLEIGDIAYRLLQDGDLVLVNRPPSVHQHSLIALSAKLLSTQSAVSINPLCCDPFKGDFDGDCLHGYIPQCLQSRVELEELVSLSGQLLNQQDGRSLVSLTHDSLAAAHQLTNADVFLEKAEFQQLQMLSSSISLTPMPSVFKSTNSQGPLWTGKQLFGMLLPYGMNISFDQKLHIKDSEVLTCSSGSFWLQNNTSSLFSVMFKEYGCKALEFLSSTQDVLCEFLTMWGLSVSLSDLYLFSDHYSRRKLSEEVHLALDEAEEAFQIKQILLNSVSIPNLKYYDGGDDRSNTDEQSGFTQVSLPIIRSSMTSFKSVFNDLLKMVQQYVSKDNSMMTMINSGSKGSVLKFVQQTACVGLQLPASKFPFRIPSQLSCVSWNRHKSLNCEITDGTSECVGGQDMYAVIRNSFLDGLNPLECLLHAISGRANFFSENADVPGTLTRKLMYHLRDTYVAYDGTVRSSYGQQIVRFSYDTADGMYSDHDLEGEPGAPVGSWAACSISEAAYGALDHPVNSLEDSPLMNLQEVLKCHKGTNSLDHTGLLFLSKHLRKYRYGFEYASLEVKDHLERVDFSDMVDTVIILYGGSDMQKTKGNPWITHFHLSQETMKIKRLGLEFIVREIIDQYNTLRKQLNNAIPSVSISNSKCSVGNECVKNQTCCVTMVVQVEINSMSQLDVIKERVIPSILATLLKGFLEFKNVKVQCQEDNELVLKVGMSEHCKSGKFWATLQNACIPIMELIDWERSRPERVYDNFCSYGIDSAWKFFVESLRYTTDAIGRNIHRQHLLVVADCLSVSGQFHGLSSQGLKQQRTWLSISSPFSEACFSRPAHSFINAAKRDSVDNLSGTLDAIAWGKEPCTGSSGPFKILYSGKSHETKQNEHIYDFLHNPEVQALEKNVMDTYRKRTEKTSKRRSALNSEGNATINGGAISFNQKFLNAKVGIWENIIDMRTSLQNMLREYTLNEVVTEQDKSCLIEALKFHPRGYDKIGVGIREIKIGVNPGHPSSRCFIVLRNDDTTADFSYNKCVLGAANSISPELGSYIENRRSNRAVRPHQL
- the LOC127769783 gene encoding DNA-directed RNA polymerase IV subunit 1-like isoform X6, whose amino-acid sequence is MLKKLDPELINQVTRRRELLFLSCLPVTPNCHRVAEMPYGHSDGPRLAFDDRTKAYKRMVDVSRRIDDYHQHPQFGVFASSVVTSRVMECLKSSKLYSKKSDDESSASTDTYGTKWLKDIILSKRSDNAFRSIMVGDPKINLNEIGIPMGLALNLVVSEQVSSYNFETINLKCNLHLLTKEVLLVRRNGNLIFVRKANQLEIGDIAYRLLQDGDLVLVNRPPSVHQHSLIALSAKLLSTQSAVSINPLCCDPFKGDFDGDCLHGYIPQCLQSRVELEELVSLSGQLLNQQDGRSLVSLTHDSLAAAHQLTNADVFLEKAEFQQLQMLSSSISLTPMPSVFKSTNSQGPLWTGKQLFGMLLPYGMNISFDQKLHIKDSEVLTCSSGSFWLQNNTSSLFSVMFKEYGCKALEFLSSTQDVLCEFLTMWGLSVSLSDLYLFSDHYSRRKLSEEVHLALDEAEEAFQIKQILLNSVSIPNLKYYDGGDDRSNTDEQSGFTQVSLPIIRSSMTSFKSVFNDLLKMVQQYVSKDNSMMTMINSGSKGSVLKFVQQTACVGLQLPASKFPFRIPSQLSCVSWNRHKSLNCEITDGTSECVGGQDMYAVIRNSFLDGLNPLECLLHAISGRANFFSENADVPGTLTRKLMYHLRDTYVAYDGTVRSSYGQQIVRFSYDTADGMYSDHDLEGEPGAPVGSWAACSISEAAYGALDHPVNSLEDSPLMNLQEVLKCHKGTNSLDHTGLLFLSKHLRKYRYGFEYASLEVKDHLERVDFSDMVDTVIILYGGSDMQKTKGNPWITHFHLSQETMKIKRLGLEFIVREIIDQYNTLRKQLNNAIPSVSISNSKCSVGNECVKNQTCCVTMVVQVEINSMSQLDVIKERVIPSILATLLKGFLEFKNVKVQCQEDNELVLKVGMSEHCKSGKFWATLQNACIPIMELIDWERSRPERVYDNFCSYGIDSAWKFFVESLRYTTDAIGRNIHRQHLLVVADCLSVSGQFHGLSSQGLKQQRTWLSISSPFSEACFSRPAHSFINAAKRDSVDNLSGTLDAIAWGKEPCTGSSGPFKILYSGKSHETKQNEHIYDFLHNPEVQALEKNVMDTYRKRTEKTSKRRSALNSEGNATINGGAISFNQKFLNAKVGIWENIIDMRTSLQNMLREYTLNEVVTEQDKSCLIEALKFHPRGYDKIGVGIREIKIGVNPGHPSSRCFIVLRNDDTTADFSYNKCVLGAANSISPELGSYIENRRSNRAVRPHQL